The genomic interval CCGGCCGACGGTCCTTCGCCGAACCGGACGTTCCTCCGCCAAAAGGCCGGCAGAGCGTGTCTCACGGCAAAAATACAACGGCACGCCCTGCCGGCCGCCAACAAAAATGCTCTTATCCCATGACAAATTGACACGCGTAAACCCATATCCGCGCATCCGTCCGAAAAGTCGTCCGTCCCGACGCGGACGAACCGCTGCGACGGACACTCCCGGCCGCACGGTCGGCGCCGCGTTCCTTCCGGACGCGGCACGGTCCCCGGCAGGAGGCCCCGCGATGCGGGCAGAGGCCCCCGAAGTGTGCGAAAAGCCCTGCGCATGTTTGCAGATACGCGATTAAATATTACATTTGCGGACGCAGACCGCCTCCTGTCCGACACGGGCGCGGCCGGGCAAACGCAGCAGACGAACGGATGACAGCCGCCGAAATACAGGACAACCGGAGAGTTGTCGATTTGCTTCGCAGGGGCGACGAGGCGTGTTTCGACGCACTCTTCCGGCGTTATTACAAGCCCCTGTGCGCCTACGCCTCGCGGTTCGTCACCGTGGACCGGGCCGAGGAACTGGTGCAGGATACGCTCATGTGGGTATGGGAAAGCCGCGATAAGCTGCTGCCCGAAATGCCCCTCAAGTCGCTGCTCTTCACCATCGTCAAGAACAAGTCGCTGAACAGCGTGGCGCGCGACACGATCCGCAGCAAGATCATCCGCCGGCTGGCCGAACAATACGAGGCCCAATTCGACGACCCGGATTTCTACCTCGAAAACGAACTGGCCGACAGACTGGCCGCAGCATTGAGAAAAATGCCGCCCGAATTTCAGGAGACATTCCGGATGCACCGTCTCGAAGGAATGACCCACAAGGAGATAGCCTCCGCGCTGGGCGTATCGCCCCAGACGGTGAACTACCGCATCGGACAGACCGTCAGAACGCTCCGCGAGGAGCTGAAGGAGTACTGGCCT from Alistipes dispar carries:
- a CDS encoding RNA polymerase sigma-70 factor; protein product: MTAAEIQDNRRVVDLLRRGDEACFDALFRRYYKPLCAYASRFVTVDRAEELVQDTLMWVWESRDKLLPEMPLKSLLFTIVKNKSLNSVARDTIRSKIIRRLAEQYEAQFDDPDFYLENELADRLAAALRKMPPEFQETFRMHRLEGMTHKEIASALGVSPQTVNYRIGQTVRTLREELKEYWPLLVLLLGQRLS